In Nostoc edaphicum CCNP1411, a genomic segment contains:
- a CDS encoding TonB-dependent receptor plug domain-containing protein produces the protein MSTSRIVTYCEFFSKIFVFTAIYGIVCGRNVAIANQVAQISEFPKYEGSARDLQPVAQVTPENTPASTTGTEPDIELTVIDKLLNEPVFSPFRREGTVKDSTRPVYVITGEEMEAQGARTVKEALRFLPGILGDGTVGTEVNALSGQFIRGSNIGQVLILLDGRPINNLGGGGFDLSEFTTNNIERVEVLPGGGSTLYGSDAIGGVINIVTRRPTEKVTTEAKVNIGAYGLNQQSIQNSGKAGAISWVVGYNRTQAENNYPFTIPEANFTGTRTNNDALFNNFNVKLEADLGTRNTLSLSTLYLSKEQGVPGGVAIPEPQFGQGFFNSLTDNNRKYTDQVLTDLTWNSKLGNGNDSLLTARVYTDFLNTRFDNRSGALSSQNRFDSNQVSYGIQTTHSWNLTKNQILVYGFDYRNANVRNTIFNYGTNVNRENYDNGISQGAIFAKYENNLTSSFSINLGVRQDFSSLVNGSFTSPSVGTKLAISDSTTLRANYIRNFRAPTIANLFNNNPTNIGNPELKPEKGDSFDIGIDQKLGNIGLLRLTFFSNTVSDTIAFKRLTPPVNGNTGTFENIGLVRTTGIEASLNLQLAKNIYAFANYTANDPRILESSNPAEVDKELRFAGADKLNLGVSYENPQGWYLGLLMNSLNGYPTNNDNTEFLSGYTTLDFKMRVPLNDSLILTSSVDNIFNQRYQLFPGFPDGGRVFQVGLSSRF, from the coding sequence ATGTCCACTTCCCGCATAGTTACTTATTGTGAATTTTTCTCAAAAATCTTCGTTTTTACCGCAATCTATGGGATAGTCTGCGGAAGAAATGTAGCGATCGCTAATCAAGTTGCACAAATATCTGAGTTTCCTAAGTATGAAGGTTCTGCAAGAGACTTACAACCAGTTGCACAAGTAACACCTGAAAATACTCCAGCCTCCACAACAGGAACAGAACCCGATATTGAACTGACAGTCATCGACAAGCTATTGAATGAACCTGTATTTTCACCCTTTCGCCGCGAAGGGACAGTGAAAGATTCCACCCGTCCCGTTTACGTAATTACGGGTGAAGAAATGGAAGCGCAAGGTGCAAGAACTGTCAAAGAAGCACTGCGATTTCTTCCTGGTATCTTGGGTGATGGTACAGTTGGCACAGAAGTTAATGCCTTAAGTGGTCAATTTATTCGCGGTTCTAATATCGGTCAAGTATTAATATTGCTTGATGGTAGACCAATTAATAATCTTGGTGGCGGTGGTTTTGACCTCTCAGAATTTACCACCAATAATATTGAAAGAGTTGAAGTGTTACCAGGAGGAGGTTCAACACTTTATGGTTCTGATGCAATAGGAGGGGTAATTAATATTGTCACTCGTCGTCCCACAGAGAAAGTTACAACAGAAGCCAAGGTGAATATTGGTGCTTATGGACTAAACCAACAAAGTATTCAAAATAGTGGGAAAGCAGGTGCGATTTCTTGGGTTGTAGGTTACAACCGTACCCAAGCAGAAAATAATTATCCTTTCACAATTCCTGAAGCCAATTTTACAGGAACTAGAACAAATAATGATGCTCTGTTTAACAACTTTAATGTCAAACTAGAGGCAGATTTAGGAACACGTAATACCTTAAGTCTCTCAACCCTATACTTAAGCAAAGAACAGGGAGTACCAGGAGGTGTAGCAATTCCTGAACCACAATTTGGGCAAGGTTTTTTCAATTCTCTCACCGACAATAATCGCAAATATACAGACCAAGTTCTCACTGATTTAACCTGGAATTCCAAATTAGGCAATGGTAATGATTCACTTTTAACAGCCAGAGTTTACACTGATTTTCTCAATACTCGTTTTGATAACCGCAGTGGCGCACTTTCATCTCAAAATCGGTTTGATTCTAACCAAGTTTCTTACGGGATTCAAACCACACACAGTTGGAATCTGACCAAAAATCAGATTTTGGTTTACGGCTTTGATTACCGGAATGCAAATGTGCGTAATACCATCTTTAATTATGGCACTAATGTCAATAGAGAAAATTACGACAACGGTATTAGTCAAGGAGCCATTTTCGCCAAATATGAAAATAATCTTACTTCTAGTTTCAGTATCAATTTAGGAGTACGCCAAGATTTCAGTAGCTTGGTAAATGGTTCATTTACATCACCATCTGTAGGTACAAAATTAGCAATATCTGACTCCACAACACTCAGAGCTAACTATATCAGAAACTTCCGAGCGCCAACCATTGCTAATTTATTTAACAATAATCCTACTAATATTGGTAATCCTGAACTTAAACCCGAAAAGGGTGATAGTTTTGATATTGGCATTGACCAAAAGTTAGGTAATATAGGCTTATTACGTTTGACCTTCTTTAGTAATACAGTGTCAGATACAATTGCCTTTAAAAGACTGACACCACCCGTAAATGGCAATACAGGTACTTTTGAAAATATCGGACTGGTTAGAACGACAGGAATTGAAGCCTCTCTAAATTTGCAGCTAGCGAAGAATATCTATGCTTTTGCTAATTATACAGCTAATGATCCACGGATTTTAGAAAGTTCTAATCCGGCGGAAGTTGATAAAGAGTTGCGTTTTGCAGGTGCGGATAAATTAAATTTGGGTGTTTCTTATGAAAATCCTCAAGGTTGGTATTTAGGATTGCTCATGAATTCTTTGAATGGGTATCCAACGAATAACGATAATACAGAGTTTTTGTCTGGTTATACTACTTTAGATTTCAAAATGCGCGTCCCTTTAAATGATAGTTTGATACTGACAAGTAGTGTAGATAATATCTTTAACCAGCGTTATCAGTTATTTCCGGGTTTTCCTGATGGGGGGAGGGTTTTTCAGGTTGGGTTGAGTTCTAGGTTTTAA
- a CDS encoding (2Fe-2S) ferredoxin domain-containing protein → MSEFNCLVTPVNQVVTEALSTGGTIEYEYFDCGSDVLSSLLYTLFEQNWQQVGVGHIVQGSVLELEFNAAPKLCILYDGYLTVATEGCHLHLCIDTNFGGPLCRTPVEVRKQRQVSRAAFYRRFNAEGNPRSWGIQFWNGADEQLMTILLPNPFVDGENLLPEGKPDLSKLALYQELRDIYVLGIQPIPFSKNPLKHSYISVCTSTRCLPSRKWQPTFDALKSAVENASLDIEVRTSGCLEVCQQGPVVFYSDDRTWYTRVNSSVAETIVNEHLLKGNKVIEHCYPPDSP, encoded by the coding sequence ATGAGTGAATTTAATTGTTTGGTTACACCAGTAAATCAAGTTGTGACTGAGGCGTTGTCTACAGGTGGGACAATTGAGTATGAATATTTTGATTGTGGAAGTGATGTTTTGTCATCGTTACTTTACACCTTATTTGAGCAGAATTGGCAACAGGTAGGGGTGGGGCATATTGTCCAAGGTAGTGTTTTGGAATTAGAATTTAATGCTGCACCAAAACTTTGTATTCTCTACGATGGATATTTGACGGTAGCGACTGAAGGTTGTCATTTACATTTGTGTATTGATACTAATTTTGGTGGGCCTCTTTGTAGAACCCCTGTAGAAGTCAGGAAGCAGCGTCAAGTTAGTCGTGCGGCTTTTTATCGTCGGTTTAATGCAGAAGGAAATCCCAGAAGTTGGGGGATTCAATTTTGGAATGGTGCAGATGAACAATTGATGACGATTTTATTACCGAATCCTTTCGTTGATGGTGAAAATTTATTACCAGAAGGTAAACCTGATTTATCAAAGTTAGCTTTGTATCAGGAATTAAGAGATATTTATGTATTGGGTATTCAACCAATCCCGTTTAGCAAAAATCCCCTGAAGCATTCTTATATTTCAGTTTGTACCTCAACTCGCTGTCTTCCTTCACGCAAATGGCAACCCACATTTGATGCTTTAAAATCAGCAGTTGAAAATGCCAGTTTAGATATAGAAGTGAGAACATCTGGCTGCTTGGAAGTTTGCCAACAAGGGCCAGTAGTATTTTATTCTGATGATAGAACTTGGTATACTCGCGTTAACTCAAGTGTAGCTGAAACTATTGTCAATGAACATTTGCTAAAAGGTAACAAAGTTATTGAACATTGCTATCCACCAGATTCCCCATAA
- a CDS encoding ABC transporter substrate-binding protein: MKLVKLTHSKPIIFLCQFFLIATLIIACHSTAIDTSTNANNNGCIQNYDPNTDYFPNKIKITHATGFAVEYHKHYKIVTLKNPWQNANTKFQYVLVQCGTPTPKGFNQAQVITVPINSIVSLSTTHLPHLAKLGVVDKLIGISNTKQVNTPDVVERIKAGKITQVGNNSNVDIEKVLELNPDLVTTFGTGNSQTDSYAKLTEAGLKVGINSEYMEDTPLGRSEWLKFTALFFNKDEQAEKIFSEIANKYARVAEKAKSVKNRPTIFVGFNFKGTWYMPGGKSYVAKYLADAGADYLWIDDKSSGSLPLSFEVVLERAANADYWLNFSQSWKKLKDLVAEDNRYADFKAVKTGNLYNNNARVNENGGNDYWEGGISNPDMVLSDLIKILHPEILPNHQLFYYHRLS, from the coding sequence ATGAAATTGGTAAAACTGACTCACTCAAAACCCATTATTTTTTTATGCCAATTCTTCTTAATTGCCACTTTAATTATTGCTTGCCATAGTACAGCAATTGATACCTCTACAAATGCCAATAATAACGGCTGTATTCAAAACTATGATCCCAATACTGATTACTTCCCTAATAAAATCAAGATTACTCATGCCACAGGCTTCGCAGTAGAGTATCATAAACACTACAAAATCGTCACTCTAAAAAATCCTTGGCAGAATGCTAACACAAAGTTTCAATATGTTTTAGTTCAATGTGGAACTCCCACGCCAAAAGGATTTAATCAAGCGCAGGTAATTACAGTTCCTATTAACTCCATAGTTTCTTTATCTACTACTCATTTACCCCACCTAGCGAAATTAGGTGTAGTTGATAAACTGATTGGTATTAGTAATACTAAACAAGTCAATACTCCTGATGTAGTCGAGAGAATTAAAGCTGGAAAGATAACACAAGTAGGGAATAATTCTAATGTGGATATAGAGAAAGTACTAGAATTAAATCCTGACTTGGTGACAACTTTTGGTACAGGAAATTCTCAAACTGATAGTTATGCCAAACTTACGGAGGCGGGTTTGAAAGTGGGGATAAATTCTGAATATATGGAAGACACACCACTGGGAAGAAGCGAATGGTTAAAATTTACGGCTCTGTTTTTTAATAAAGACGAACAAGCAGAAAAAATATTTAGTGAAATTGCCAATAAATATGCACGAGTAGCTGAAAAAGCTAAATCTGTAAAAAATCGTCCAACTATATTTGTTGGGTTCAATTTTAAAGGAACTTGGTATATGCCTGGGGGTAAAAGTTACGTAGCCAAATATCTGGCTGATGCAGGAGCAGATTATCTCTGGATTGATGATAAATCTTCTGGTAGTTTACCTTTATCTTTTGAAGTTGTTTTAGAACGTGCAGCGAATGCTGACTACTGGTTGAATTTTAGCCAATCTTGGAAGAAATTAAAGGATTTAGTCGCAGAAGATAATCGCTATGCTGATTTTAAGGCTGTGAAAACAGGCAATCTTTACAATAATAATGCCCGTGTTAATGAAAACGGAGGTAATGATTACTGGGAAGGCGGAATTAGTAACCCAGATATGGTTTTATCTGACTTGATTAAAATACTACATCCAGAAATATTACCTAACCATCAGTTATTTTATTACCACAGACTTAGTTAA